The Panicum virgatum strain AP13 chromosome 5K, P.virgatum_v5, whole genome shotgun sequence genome has a window encoding:
- the LOC120708718 gene encoding RNA polymerase II C-terminal domain phosphatase-like 2 has translation MAAPRPPPLGPPGGGPGGSGGAAPAAGAPAGVSMRMFHGEVFLGEMEVFPMKQGGEGGFPFPSNEIRVSHLSPPSERCPPLAILQTIAPFSVRCKLQSKLMPPLPSLHRLYHVCFNEFKSAVVVVGDEELHLVAMPTKSEKAPCFWCCSARSGLYASSVRMLNLRCLAIVFDLDETLIVANTMKSFEDRIEMLSRRMDVEDDPVRIAGMSAEIKRYIEDKELLKEFIDTDTVTDNGKIVGTQKEEVQPMSGGQERVLRPVIRLPGRNAILTRINPEIRDTSVFVKLRPAWEELRSYLTAKGRKRFEVYVCTMAERDYALEMWRLLDPEGNLISPQQLSERITCVKSGSKKSLQNVFRDRGCHPKMAMVIDDRLNVWDDKDQHRVHVVPAYIPYYAPQAEMANAVPVLCVARNVACNVRGGFFREFDENLLRKVFELFYENGLLDLPYAPDVGDYLVCEDTNFVPSNKDQAPIPEGMRGAEVEKRLNGQLYRGEQREGQQMSSSTRSPDDEGMSFRSTGAGRNVQPNGGALAIAPSVFVTVLQDIGRLCDSKVEFRSTVSNGKSMQFSVEVLFSNEKIGVGIGKTRDEAQVQAAEKALRNLESSYLSFVAPIAGVPNEDSRKSPGSGNGFLEDVTCSDVDISMHEPSGSTLKQDHSNNLDKLSSVMSLIREHCLEDQHVVFRDQVQNSNPARIEEYHFQVELAGQILGRGSGLDRDIAKLLAAEEALKTLKSTSDPQIKKYLRPVRCNG, from the exons ATGGCCGCGCCTCGGCCCCCGCCGCTGGGGCCCCCTGGAGGCGGGCCCGGTGGCAGCGGTGgcgctgcccccgccgccggggcgCCCGCCGGGGTCAGCATGCGGATGTTCCACGGCGAGGTGTTCCTCGGCGAGATGGAGGTGTTCCCGATGAAGCAAGGGGGCGAGGGGGGCTTCCCGTTCCCCAGCAACGAGATCCGCGTCAGCCACCTCTCGCCGCCGAGCGAGAGgtgcccgccgctcgccatcctgCAGACCATCGCGCCCTTCTCCGTGCGATGTAAGCTGCAGTCCAAGCTGATGCCTCCCCTCCCGAGCCTCCACCGCCTGTACCACGTTTGTTTCAACGAGTTCAAG AGTGCGGTGGTAGTGGTTGGAGACGAGGAGCTGCACCTAGTGGCAATGCCGACCAAGTCGGAAAAGGCGCCGTGCTTCTGGTGCTGCTCAGCACGCTCTGGCCTCTATGCATCCTCAGTTaggatgctcaacctgcgttgCCTTGCTATTGTGTTTGATCTTGATGAGACCCTTATTGTTGCTAATACAATGAAGTCCTTCGAGGATCGGATCGAGATGCTTTCCCGCAGGATGGATGTTGAAGATGATCCTGTGAGAATAGCAGGGATGTCTGCAGAAATCAAGCGGTACATAGAGGACAAGGAGCTTCTCAAAGAATTTATAGACACAGATACAGTTACGGACAATGGCAAAATAGTTGGAACCCAAAAGGAGGAGGTTCAACCTATGTCTGGTGGCCAGGAGCGTGTTCTTCGTCCTGTTATCAGACTGCCTGGCAGGAATGCAATTCTGACGCGCATCAATCCGGAG ATTCGTGATACCAGTGTTTTCGTAAAGCTAAGGCCTGCTTGGGAGGAGTTGAGAAGTTACCTAACagcaaaaggaagaaaaagatttGAGGTGTACGTATGTACAATGGCTGAGAGAGATTATGCTCTTGAGATGTGGAGACTTCTTGATCCAGAAGGCAACCTGATAAGTCCGCAACAGCTTTCAGAACGCATAACTTGTGTAAAGTCAG GTTCCAAAAAGTCTCTACAGAATGTCTTTCGAGATAGAGGATGCCATCCAAAGATGGCCATGGTAATTGATGACCGACTTaatgtttgggatgataaagATCAGCACAGGGTTCATGTTGTCCCTGCATATATTCCATACTATGCCCCACAAGCTGAG ATGGCAAATGCTGTTCCTGTTCTTTGTGTTGCAAGAAATGTTGCTTGCAATGTTCGTGGCGGGTTTTTCAG aGAGTTTGATGAGAATCTACTGAGGAAAGTGTTTgaactattctatgaaaatGGGTTACTGGATCTTCCATATGCTCCGGATGTTGGTGACTACTTAGTCTGCGAG GATACTAATTTTGTACCAAGCAATAAAGATCAGGCTCCTATACCTGAGGGCATGAGGGGAGCTGAAGTGGAGAAGAGATTGAATGGGCAG TTGTATCGGGGGGAGCAAAGGGAAGGACAGCAAATGTCATCCTCAACTCGTTCACCAG ATGATGAGGGGATGTCATTTCGAAGCACTGGAGCAGGTAGGAATGTCCAGCCGAATGGGGGCGCACTAGCAATAGCCCCCTCGGTATTTGTCACGGTGTTACAAGACATCGGGCGATTATGTGACTCCAAG GTGGAATTCAGATCTACTGTAAGCAATGGCAAAAGTATGCAATTTTCTGTAGAG GTTCTGTTTAGTAATGAAAAAATTGGAGTAGGCATCGGAAAAACAAGAGATGAAGCCCAAGTTCAAGCTGctgaaaaagctctccgaaatTTGGAGA GCAGTTATTTGTCATTCGTTGCTCCTATTGCTGGAGTTCCTAACGAAGATTCAAGGAAGTCCCCAGGGAGTGGAAATGGCTTTCTGGAGGACGTTACTTGTTCAGACGTTGATATTTCCATGCACGAACCTTCTGGGAGTACATTGAAACAGGATCATTCAAATAATTTGGATAAGTTGTCATCTGTTATGAGTCTTATTAGAGAACAT TGCTTGGAGGACCAGCATGTAGTGTTTCGAGATCAAGTCCAGAATTCTAACCCAGCCAGAATCGAAGAATACCATTTTCAG GTTGAACTAGCTGGACAGATTCTTGGGAGGGGTTCTGGTTTGGACAGAGATATTGCAAAGCTTCTG GCTGCGGAAGAGGCATTGAAGACCTTAAAATCTACTAGTGACCCACAAATTAAGAAGTATCTGAGACCTGTAAG ATGCAATGGCTGA
- the LOC120708719 gene encoding pleckstrin homology domain-containing protein 1-like yields the protein MAASLWRAVMGTGAASADADPAGGGVEFWRVPERVGWLTKQGEYIKTWRRRWFVLKQGRLFWFKDSTVTRASVPRGVIPVASCLTVKGAEDVLNRPYAFELSTPRETMYFIADTEKEKEEWINSIGRSIVQHSRSVTDAEVVDYDSRPGEK from the coding sequence ATGGCGGCGAGCTTGTGGCGGGCGGTGATGGGCACCGGCGCGGCGTCCGCGGACGCCgatccggcgggcggcggcgtggagttCTGGCGTGTTCCGGAGCGCGTGGGTTGGCTGACCAAGCAGGGCGAGTACATCaagacgtggcggcggcggtggttcgTGCTCAAGCAAGGGAGGCTCTTCTGGTTCAAGGACTCGACCGTCACGCGCGCCTCCGTGCCCCGCGGCGTCATCCCCGTCGCCTCCTGCCTCACCGTCAAGGGCGCCGAGGACGTGCTCAACCGGCCCTACGCCTTCGAGCTCTCCACCCCGCGTGAGACCATGTACTTCATCGCGGACActgagaaggagaaggaggagtgGATCAACTCCATAGGCCGCTCCATCGTACAGCACTCCCGCTCCGTCACCGACGCTGAGGTCGTCGACTACGACAGCCGCCCTGGCGAGAAGTGA